A window from Hymenobacter volaticus encodes these proteins:
- a CDS encoding VOC family protein, with amino-acid sequence MPIFDNIAKAAKDFFVEGDDTPATSTTAGKAQPVASPTPFVAAQPGTPTTHNASITQPEQRHVDHIAGLLAGDGKDFAAYMKMVKSMAAAGMSGQLLYQTAFNAFAAINGSTVPGLLASAAKYETVLESDRNKVLERHREKMGEIKINNVARALCCN; translated from the coding sequence ATGCCTATCTTCGATAATATAGCCAAAGCCGCCAAAGACTTTTTTGTGGAAGGCGACGATACTCCGGCAACTTCAACCACCGCGGGCAAAGCACAGCCAGTAGCTAGTCCCACCCCTTTTGTTGCGGCGCAGCCTGGCACGCCTACTACCCACAACGCTTCCATAACGCAGCCCGAGCAACGCCACGTAGACCATATTGCGGGGCTTTTGGCCGGTGATGGCAAGGACTTCGCGGCCTATATGAAAATGGTGAAAAGCATGGCCGCCGCGGGTATGTCGGGCCAACTGCTCTACCAGACAGCTTTCAACGCTTTTGCTGCCATCAATGGCTCCACTGTGCCCGGGCTGCTGGCTTCGGCTGCTAAGTACGAAACCGTGCTGGAATCAGACCGCAACAAAGTGCTGGAGCGGCACCGAGAAAAAATGGGTGAAATCAAAATCAACAACGTCGCCCGAGCACTCTGCTGCAACTAA
- a CDS encoding DUF2911 domain-containing protein has product MKALLSLTAGLALLVAAPQVTHAQIATPAASPKSVVQQRVGLTDVTITYSRPSLKGRAAFGASSPLAPLGKRWRTGANATTTIKFSDDVTLEGKKVPAGEYGIYTIPNAAEWTVVISKNTKQGADVDGFKDTDNVASFTVKPYKTATKVETFTINFSDLTPATANVDMVWATTGAKFKVTSDVDPKVMAQIDEKVVKNATPTANDLAAAAVYYYDNNKDMKQALTWIQKANEKDPKFWNVHTEAKIRMKMKDYKGAAAAAEQSKKLALASTPPNTDYAKMNDDLVTETKKPAAK; this is encoded by the coding sequence ATGAAAGCACTTCTCTCTCTCACCGCTGGTTTGGCTCTTCTCGTAGCCGCTCCGCAAGTAACTCACGCTCAGATTGCCACTCCTGCTGCTAGCCCCAAAAGCGTCGTACAACAACGGGTAGGTCTTACCGACGTTACCATCACGTATTCGCGCCCAAGCTTGAAAGGCCGCGCTGCTTTCGGTGCCTCATCTCCCCTCGCGCCTCTTGGGAAGCGGTGGCGCACGGGTGCTAATGCCACCACTACCATCAAGTTCTCCGACGATGTGACCCTGGAAGGCAAGAAAGTGCCGGCTGGTGAGTATGGCATCTACACCATCCCGAACGCGGCCGAGTGGACTGTGGTAATCAGTAAAAATACCAAGCAAGGAGCTGATGTCGATGGCTTCAAAGACACCGACAACGTGGCCAGCTTCACCGTAAAACCTTACAAGACAGCTACGAAGGTGGAAACCTTCACCATCAACTTCTCTGACCTCACGCCTGCCACTGCCAACGTGGATATGGTATGGGCAACCACCGGTGCTAAGTTTAAAGTAACATCTGATGTGGACCCCAAAGTAATGGCCCAAATCGATGAGAAAGTGGTGAAAAACGCCACTCCTACCGCCAACGACCTTGCTGCTGCCGCTGTTTATTACTACGACAACAACAAAGACATGAAGCAAGCCCTGACTTGGATACAGAAGGCCAACGAGAAGGACCCTAAGTTCTGGAACGTGCACACCGAAGCTAAAATCCGCATGAAAATGAAGGATTACAAAGGTGCCGCCGCCGCTGCCGAGCAGTCCAAGAAACTCGCGTTGGCTTCTACCCCTCCTAACACCGACTACGCCAAGATGAACGACGACTTGGTAACCGAAACGAAAAAGCCTGCTGCGAAGTAA
- a CDS encoding TonB family protein — protein MKRLLCVLLAGFAFAANAQQPAPTTSKPIELKAGRMQVQARPASNRPDVAPSFPGGADALGAFFQQNIKYPETSGVNNPTGNVLVTATIEANGRLSNPVVAQSLSPAQDAEALRVVALLPAFKPATRKGQPIPVQISLPVPFGNGQILKVEQANNKDE, from the coding sequence ATGAAACGACTCCTTTGTGTTTTGCTGGCAGGTTTTGCCTTTGCAGCTAACGCGCAGCAGCCTGCTCCTACTACATCGAAGCCCATCGAGCTGAAAGCAGGCCGGATGCAGGTGCAGGCCCGACCCGCTTCCAACCGACCCGATGTAGCGCCATCGTTTCCGGGGGGTGCCGACGCGTTGGGCGCCTTTTTTCAACAGAACATCAAGTATCCGGAGACTTCCGGCGTCAACAATCCTACCGGCAACGTATTGGTAACGGCAACGATTGAAGCCAACGGCCGTCTATCTAATCCGGTGGTGGCGCAGTCGTTGTCGCCGGCCCAAGATGCAGAGGCGTTACGGGTGGTGGCGCTGCTGCCGGCCTTTAAACCCGCTACCCGCAAGGGCCAGCCCATACCAGTGCAAATTAGCCTTCCCGTGCCGTTCGGCAACGGGCAGATTCTGAAGGTAGAGCAGGCGAACAACAAAGATGAATAA
- a CDS encoding ABC transporter ATP-binding protein — MARSGMNTSGTTLEPEVPKKKLTKESLRHGLRIFRYVLPYRGKFTVGMILLALSSATVMLFPWVIGKLTDAANGKPFVLPNGTAISINQIAIGLFAVIVLQGIFSFGRIWFFTQVSEFTVRDIRQALYQKFVTLPIPFFEKNRVGAITSRITSDVGMIQDSFSLTLAELFRQIMTLVVGIVFIMMVSVKLSLFMLLTFPPIVVVAMVFGRKIRVLAKATQDELAKTNVIVEETLQGINTVKAFTNEQFETQRYTASLTRTVRAALKSNLYRGGFVSFVIIGLFGGIILVLWRAASLVAAGQMTIGDLTSFALYTIFIGASVGGLGELYGKVQSTLGASERILEILDEKSEPTHQTRVAGLAPLQVRGDIDYRNVAFRYPTRPDLPVLKDINFDIQAGEKIALVGPSGAGKSTIVQLLMQFYELSDGKILIDGRPVSQYDLTELRRHIGIVPQETILFGGSIRENIAYGKTDSTDEEIIAAARKANAWQFIESFPEGLDTLVGERGIKLSGGQRQRIAIARAILKNPAILILDEATSSLDSESEKLVQGAMDELMQNRTSIIIAHRLSTIRKVDKILVIDGGRIVEQGTHDELAHNENGLYANLLKLQFELS; from the coding sequence ATGGCCCGAAGCGGAATGAATACCAGCGGTACGACCCTTGAACCGGAAGTGCCCAAGAAAAAATTAACCAAGGAAAGTCTGCGGCACGGGCTGCGGATTTTTCGCTATGTGCTGCCTTATCGGGGCAAGTTTACGGTGGGCATGATTCTACTGGCTTTGTCGAGTGCCACGGTCATGCTGTTTCCCTGGGTGATTGGCAAGCTCACGGATGCGGCGAACGGCAAGCCGTTCGTTTTGCCCAATGGCACGGCTATCAGCATCAACCAAATTGCCATTGGCCTATTTGCCGTTATTGTGCTACAGGGCATTTTCTCGTTTGGCCGCATCTGGTTTTTCACACAGGTCAGCGAGTTTACGGTGCGCGACATACGGCAGGCGCTCTACCAGAAGTTTGTCACGCTCCCAATTCCCTTCTTCGAGAAAAACCGCGTTGGCGCCATCACCTCCCGCATCACTTCTGACGTCGGAATGATTCAGGACTCGTTTTCGCTCACGCTGGCCGAGTTGTTTCGTCAGATTATGACCTTGGTGGTGGGCATTGTGTTCATCATGATGGTATCAGTGAAACTTTCGCTGTTCATGCTGCTCACGTTTCCACCGATTGTGGTGGTAGCCATGGTGTTTGGGCGCAAGATTCGGGTGCTAGCCAAAGCCACGCAGGATGAGCTAGCTAAAACCAACGTCATTGTGGAGGAAACTCTGCAGGGTATCAACACGGTGAAGGCCTTCACGAACGAGCAGTTCGAAACCCAACGCTATACCGCCTCGCTCACGCGCACCGTGCGGGCCGCGTTGAAAAGTAATCTGTATCGGGGTGGCTTCGTGTCGTTCGTCATCATTGGTTTGTTTGGCGGCATCATTCTGGTGCTGTGGCGTGCGGCTTCTCTTGTGGCCGCCGGCCAAATGACTATTGGCGATCTGACGTCATTTGCGCTATACACTATTTTCATTGGTGCCTCGGTAGGCGGCTTGGGCGAGTTGTACGGCAAAGTGCAGAGCACCCTAGGAGCCTCGGAGCGGATCTTGGAAATCTTGGACGAGAAGTCCGAGCCTACTCACCAAACCCGCGTGGCCGGGCTGGCGCCGTTGCAAGTGCGCGGCGACATCGACTACCGCAACGTGGCCTTCCGCTACCCCACCCGCCCCGATTTGCCCGTGCTCAAGGACATCAACTTTGATATTCAGGCCGGTGAAAAGATTGCGCTGGTGGGTCCGTCGGGAGCCGGTAAGTCCACTATTGTGCAGCTGCTGATGCAGTTTTACGAGCTGAGCGACGGCAAGATTCTGATTGATGGCCGCCCGGTCAGCCAGTACGACCTCACGGAGCTGCGCCGCCACATTGGCATTGTACCGCAAGAAACCATCTTGTTTGGCGGCAGTATTCGGGAGAACATTGCCTACGGCAAAACTGACTCCACCGACGAGGAAATCATTGCGGCGGCCCGCAAAGCCAATGCCTGGCAGTTCATCGAGTCGTTCCCCGAAGGCCTCGACACGCTGGTAGGTGAGCGGGGTATCAAGTTGTCGGGTGGGCAGCGCCAGCGCATCGCCATTGCCCGCGCCATCCTGAAGAACCCCGCCATTCTCATCCTCGACGAAGCCACGTCTTCTCTCGACAGTGAAAGCGAAAAACTGGTGCAAGGCGCCATGGACGAGTTGATGCAGAATCGTACGAGCATCATCATTGCCCACCGCCTGAGCACCATTCGCAAAGTGGACAAGATTTTGGTTATCGACGGCGGCCGCATAGTCGAACAAGGCACCCACGATGAACTAGCCCATAACGAAAATGGGTTGTACGCAAACCTGCTGAAGCTGCAGTTCGAGTTGAGTTAG
- a CDS encoding cation diffusion facilitator family transporter, whose amino-acid sequence MSLAQTKNRLGLLSLVVSIVLVLVKFYAYYLTRSQAVLTDALESIINVFTSGFALYSIYLASLPKDENHPYGHGKVEYLSVGFEGGLILFAGAYIFYSATSTLFHPHEVARPDSGLWLLGATAVVNLAVGYVLVRAGRRLHSVALVGDGQHLYIDALNTIVSCTALALVFFTGNVLYDTIAAYLLGLFITVNGYRMLRKSVAGLMDESDVKTVGRVIRELQQHRQPAWIDVHNLRVLRYGADLHIDCHVTLPYYFSLEEVHAEVHRIEDFIQTRFEVDTEMFVHADPCNFSACSHCHMPECPVRHHPFTREIPWTVANTVKNERHQLAESE is encoded by the coding sequence ATGTCACTCGCGCAAACCAAAAATCGGCTCGGCCTGCTTTCCCTGGTGGTTAGCATCGTGTTGGTATTGGTGAAATTTTACGCCTACTACCTTACTCGTTCGCAAGCCGTTCTGACGGATGCGCTGGAGTCGATTATCAACGTCTTCACAAGTGGTTTTGCGCTTTATAGCATCTACCTAGCCAGCTTACCTAAAGACGAAAACCATCCGTACGGCCACGGCAAAGTGGAATATCTGTCGGTGGGGTTCGAGGGCGGCCTGATTCTGTTTGCGGGAGCATACATCTTTTATAGCGCCACTAGTACCCTGTTTCACCCCCACGAGGTAGCCCGCCCCGATTCGGGTTTGTGGCTGTTAGGTGCTACGGCCGTAGTCAACTTGGCTGTGGGCTACGTGCTAGTACGGGCGGGTCGGCGGCTGCATTCGGTGGCTTTGGTCGGCGACGGGCAGCACTTGTACATTGATGCCTTGAACACCATTGTGTCGTGTACAGCGCTGGCATTGGTATTCTTCACGGGCAATGTGCTCTACGACACCATTGCGGCTTACCTGCTTGGGCTCTTTATCACGGTGAACGGCTACCGAATGCTGCGCAAGTCAGTAGCGGGCCTCATGGACGAATCAGACGTGAAGACCGTGGGCCGCGTAATTCGGGAGTTGCAGCAGCACCGGCAGCCCGCTTGGATTGACGTGCACAACCTGCGAGTGCTGCGCTACGGCGCTGATTTGCACATCGACTGCCACGTGACACTGCCGTATTATTTCAGCCTAGAGGAAGTGCATGCTGAGGTGCACCGCATCGAAGATTTCATTCAGACGCGGTTTGAAGTGGACACGGAAATGTTTGTGCACGCCGACCCGTGCAATTTCTCGGCTTGCTCGCACTGTCACATGCCCGAGTGTCCGGTGCGGCACCACCCCTTCACCCGCGAAATTCCCTGGACGGTAGCCAACACCGTGAAAAACGAGCGGCACCAACTAGCTGAGTCGGAGTAA
- a CDS encoding MFS transporter gives MPSPPLDRRLWLLYTIILVDIIAGAAIGPVMPEFVRGLPEPQLWLLLGMGIFLGVQLFSAPLLGRLSDGYGRRPIFIVSAVGTLLANVLLLPVRAGLYFVNRASDGATNGMYSTVRSAITDISPPERLFKNLGLEGAIISLGFVLGPMASGVLLTTLQVPPTQQAAYVIRLAVVLAALNIGLSLLLRETHLQRNGVRGSELLAELGRSVNPLTLWSRLQEKDARNPGIRRIVLTQVALTLSTGYYVYFVLYMSLGELHMDARTISYFFMFFGALSIVLNYGFYTYLADRINQRRAIVLLALLGTPVLAGYGLSGSSREAFVVLVVFDCLTLSLIQGLLEGLLARRTTEVDRGEIFGLNQAFQGLASFASTLVCGLLSILDLRLPWAWFTLCLALVAVLAWNRTPEVPPTAAEA, from the coding sequence ATGCCCTCCCCACCCCTCGACCGTCGTTTGTGGCTGCTGTATACCATCATCTTGGTCGATATTATTGCGGGGGCAGCTATTGGGCCCGTGATGCCGGAGTTTGTGCGTGGGCTACCCGAGCCACAGTTGTGGCTGCTACTCGGGATGGGCATATTCTTGGGCGTGCAGCTGTTTTCAGCCCCGCTGCTCGGGCGGTTGAGCGACGGGTATGGGCGGCGGCCCATTTTCATTGTGTCGGCGGTGGGTACGTTGTTGGCGAATGTGTTGCTACTGCCAGTACGGGCGGGGTTGTATTTCGTAAATCGCGCCTCCGATGGTGCTACCAACGGCATGTATTCAACCGTGCGCTCGGCCATCACGGATATTTCGCCGCCCGAGCGGCTGTTCAAGAATCTTGGTTTAGAGGGCGCTATTATTTCGTTGGGCTTTGTACTAGGCCCAATGGCGTCGGGGGTGCTGCTCACCACTTTGCAGGTGCCACCTACGCAGCAGGCCGCTTACGTGATACGGCTGGCGGTGGTGCTGGCGGCTCTCAATATCGGCTTGAGCTTGCTGCTACGCGAAACCCACTTGCAGCGTAACGGCGTCCGGGGCAGTGAGCTACTAGCTGAATTAGGTCGTTCTGTTAATCCGCTTACCCTCTGGTCGCGGCTGCAAGAAAAAGATGCCCGCAACCCCGGCATCCGCCGAATTGTGCTTACGCAAGTAGCTCTCACGCTTAGCACCGGCTACTATGTGTACTTTGTGCTCTACATGAGCTTGGGCGAGTTGCACATGGATGCCCGCACCATCTCCTACTTCTTTATGTTTTTCGGCGCCCTTAGCATTGTGCTGAATTACGGGTTCTATACCTACCTCGCCGACCGTATAAATCAGCGCCGCGCTATTGTATTGCTGGCCCTGCTAGGCACACCGGTATTAGCAGGCTACGGACTGTCAGGGTCTTCCCGCGAAGCGTTTGTGGTACTTGTCGTTTTCGACTGCCTCACGCTTTCCTTGATTCAGGGCTTGCTAGAGGGTTTACTGGCCCGCCGCACTACCGAAGTAGACCGGGGCGAGATTTTTGGGCTGAATCAGGCCTTTCAGGGACTAGCAAGCTTCGCCTCCACGCTGGTTTGTGGGTTGCTATCGATACTGGACTTGCGGCTGCCGTGGGCCTGGTTTACGTTGTGCTTGGCGCTGGTAGCCGTGTTGGCCTGGAACCGCACTCCGGAAGTACCTCCTACTGCGGCTGAAGCATAG
- a CDS encoding MBL fold metallo-hydrolase translates to MALRPTYLRNEALKTIRPNYPGNKMIGAQFCNGEELYEPSFSTVLRWQTSKNPQKEEKKADTWVPEVVDCSAFLKSQEDGLVWLGHACFLLRVGGVTLLTDPVLFSSFGLRRRHELPCRAEDLTGITYLLLSHGHRDHLDAASIKQLARQNPNMQVLTSLRMAPLIRDMAPGLQVQEAGWWQQYNLGDNAPFELFYLPASHWHRRGLNDLNRVLWGSFLLRTPDFRTIYFAADTSMADHFEEIEKQFGPLDIALMPIGAYKPAYMMQLSHVNPHEAAKGANQLRAGHVVPMHYGTFDLSDEPASEPLHEIQTVAHGGMLRGELHTPAVGEVMRWQDWE, encoded by the coding sequence ATGGCTCTTCGCCCCACGTATCTTCGCAACGAAGCCCTGAAAACCATTCGTCCCAACTACCCGGGCAACAAGATGATAGGGGCACAATTCTGCAACGGGGAAGAGCTATACGAACCGAGCTTCAGCACCGTACTGCGCTGGCAAACCTCTAAAAACCCGCAGAAAGAAGAAAAGAAGGCCGATACCTGGGTGCCCGAAGTAGTGGACTGCTCTGCATTTCTGAAAAGCCAGGAAGATGGCCTGGTCTGGCTCGGGCATGCCTGCTTTCTGCTGCGCGTTGGCGGCGTCACGCTGCTCACCGACCCGGTACTGTTTTCGTCGTTTGGTTTGCGCCGCCGCCACGAGCTTCCCTGCCGCGCGGAGGACCTAACGGGCATCACCTATCTGCTGCTCAGCCACGGCCACCGCGACCATCTCGACGCGGCGTCCATCAAGCAATTAGCGCGTCAGAACCCCAATATGCAAGTGCTGACCTCGTTGCGCATGGCGCCGCTGATCCGGGATATGGCACCGGGGTTGCAAGTGCAGGAAGCCGGCTGGTGGCAGCAATACAACCTAGGCGACAACGCGCCCTTCGAGCTGTTTTACTTGCCAGCCTCTCACTGGCACCGCCGCGGCCTCAACGACCTGAACCGCGTGCTGTGGGGCAGCTTCCTGCTCCGCACGCCTGACTTCCGTACCATCTACTTCGCCGCCGATACCTCCATGGCCGACCATTTCGAGGAAATCGAGAAGCAGTTCGGCCCGCTCGATATTGCACTGATGCCCATCGGCGCCTACAAGCCCGCCTACATGATGCAACTGAGCCACGTGAATCCGCACGAAGCAGCTAAAGGGGCCAACCAACTGCGGGCCGGCCACGTGGTGCCCATGCACTACGGTACCTTCGACCTGTCCGACGAGCCAGCTTCTGAGCCGCTTCACGAAATCCAAACTGTGGCGCACGGTGGTATGTTGCGCGGGGAACTGCACACGCCCGCCGTGGGGGAAGTGATGCGGTGGCAGGATTGGGAATAG
- a CDS encoding YcxB family protein, with amino-acid sequence MPLPLLAPGVTMTADEFVAVNFRLWRQQPATRRNHWLLGAAVFLLSVSIGLDMVQNGRINNPSTIAFLTVGVLYGLFRMSLVRYQLRRGYAKNAVLRAPTDFTFDAEMLRGQSPNGRFETRWNTMRRAVWVKPNWLLLYPTEAACYYVDLRCLQAPGAAEQLLALVRDAGITVREV; translated from the coding sequence ATGCCCTTGCCTCTCCTTGCCCCCGGCGTCACGATGACGGCCGATGAATTTGTGGCTGTGAACTTCCGGTTGTGGCGACAACAGCCGGCAACGCGTCGCAACCACTGGCTTTTGGGGGCAGCCGTGTTCTTGCTGAGTGTAAGCATTGGGCTGGATATGGTGCAAAACGGCCGAATCAATAACCCAAGCACCATAGCATTTTTAACCGTAGGTGTGCTGTATGGCTTGTTTCGTATGAGCCTTGTGCGGTATCAGTTGCGGCGAGGCTACGCAAAAAACGCCGTGCTTCGCGCGCCCACCGACTTCACGTTTGATGCAGAAATGCTCCGAGGTCAAAGCCCAAATGGTCGTTTCGAGACACGCTGGAACACAATGCGCCGGGCCGTGTGGGTGAAACCGAATTGGCTGCTGCTCTACCCCACCGAAGCGGCTTGTTACTACGTGGATTTGCGGTGCCTACAAGCGCCGGGCGCAGCCGAGCAGTTGCTGGCCTTAGTGAGAGATGCCGGAATTACTGTGCGAGAGGTGTAG